From Synergistaceae bacterium, the proteins below share one genomic window:
- a CDS encoding BtpA/SgcQ family protein has translation MWLKDLFGVEKPIIAMCHLQPMPGDPYYDKASGMKKVLESARRDLHALQEGGVDGVMFSNEFSMPYLTKVRPETVASMARVIGELMSDIELPFGVNCLWDPIASLDLAVATGALFIREIMSGVYASDFGLWNTDAGVTVRHQMEIGAEKVKLLYNIVPEAAAYLGRRTPQEIAKTTVFNHRPDALCVSGLTAGSATDTQILKIVKDAAPNTPVFCNTGCNKDNISTQLAVADGAIVATTFKENGVFENPVDSKRVKEFMDVVKKLR, from the coding sequence ATGTGGCTCAAAGATTTATTTGGCGTTGAAAAACCGATTATCGCAATGTGTCACTTGCAGCCGATGCCCGGAGACCCTTATTACGACAAGGCTTCCGGGATGAAAAAAGTGCTGGAAAGCGCGCGTCGTGATCTTCACGCGCTGCAGGAGGGCGGCGTTGACGGGGTGATGTTTTCCAATGAATTCAGCATGCCGTACCTCACCAAAGTACGCCCGGAAACTGTGGCGAGCATGGCGCGCGTCATCGGGGAACTGATGAGCGACATTGAGTTGCCCTTCGGAGTGAACTGCCTGTGGGACCCCATCGCATCGTTAGATCTGGCCGTCGCCACCGGCGCTTTGTTCATCCGCGAGATCATGTCCGGCGTTTACGCGTCGGATTTCGGCTTATGGAACACCGACGCAGGCGTCACCGTCCGCCACCAAATGGAGATCGGCGCGGAAAAAGTGAAACTGCTTTACAACATCGTCCCTGAGGCGGCAGCTTATCTTGGACGACGGACACCTCAGGAAATAGCGAAGACAACCGTGTTCAATCACCGCCCGGACGCCTTGTGCGTTTCGGGGTTGACGGCGGGCTCCGCCACGGACACTCAAATTTTGAAGATCGTCAAAGACGCCGCTCCGAATACTCCTGTTTTTTGCAACACGGGCTGCAATAAGGACAACATTTCCACGCAGCTTGCCGTGGCCGACGGAGCTATCGTCGCTACAACTTTCAAAGAAAACGGAGTATTCGAAAATCCCGTGGATTCCAAAAGAGTGAAGGAATTTATGGACGTCGTCAAAAAGTTGAGATAA